One Streptomyces sp. NBC_01237 genomic region harbors:
- a CDS encoding CDP-glycerol glycerophosphotransferase family protein, with translation MASLEAIPEELSRLMKYFPETPVEERPAFHSAAKEFLAQAAPKLVRKFSPMARVKWHLAASGRGDELEGLLHYERENPGAFSVRGLRRARIELPGVENSSLPPTVRNFNRSELPVRGKLLDLTWKDGRLVVHGYAYIPNVPSATGKRSLRVAVLRRQGSRSTLPLRVRTVQEPRATAEAKGALHNYDWSGFEIGIDPARLRTRGQWQPGTWRLGVGIPRPGGMSVGSVTKNNAGAAGHSQVHVLDDGVRLVAGFDRNRLKLTVDIVPAEVEAQEADADTLSVTLRSRATGKKPTALRIDHEASGYATDLPLVKGDTGADGWVRHTARLSFADLPVDGVTPGRARKYRALIVFEDGTTRRATIGQKPATGVHPLPGGLEFAVLTDGAGNFTPQLRSVQPVVDSVEWSAGGELVLSGTYTGPAETMKLILRHTGRNEDRPLPAEFEDGRFTARVTPDSMPAYEGTLPLRAGRWLPFLRARAEWDHTRDIPVTIRPDLVDTLPLTHRGAHRTYTVERLDFDRIFVESGPVLDPELRGAYRQRLMRDVYTPEQRALPLREAVLYNSFGGKQFSDSPRAVYEELVRRGTEVEHIAMVHDQQVVLPPGVRGVEWGSKEWYEALARSRYVVTNGGIREWFVRREGQVVVQTWHGTPLKRIGADLLGTPKANLAYIASLPQRSRQYSLFITPNSFTTPIMTNSFRLECEVLEAGYPRNDVFHAPDRVKRASAVREKLGIPAGKKVVLYAPTWRDDQRYGGRRFKLDNQIDVDAAQRELGDDHVLLYRKHHKVLDSIPGAGQGFVWDVTYYPDIADLYLIADVLITDYSSVLFDFAHSGRPMLFFTYDLEHYRDTLRGFYFDFTSRAPGPLIKTSEDLVSAIRNIGAVTEEYKEKYAQFRVDFCEPSDGRAAARVVDRMLTVNDG, from the coding sequence GTGGCGTCCCTCGAAGCGATTCCCGAAGAGCTCAGCCGGCTCATGAAGTACTTCCCGGAGACCCCGGTCGAGGAGCGTCCCGCCTTCCACAGCGCGGCCAAGGAGTTCCTGGCCCAGGCCGCGCCCAAGCTCGTCCGCAAGTTCTCGCCGATGGCCCGGGTCAAGTGGCACCTGGCGGCCAGCGGACGCGGGGACGAGCTGGAGGGACTGCTCCACTACGAGCGCGAGAACCCCGGCGCCTTCTCCGTCAGGGGCCTGCGACGGGCCCGGATCGAGCTGCCCGGCGTGGAGAACTCCTCGCTGCCGCCGACCGTGCGCAACTTCAACCGCAGCGAGCTGCCCGTACGCGGCAAGCTGCTGGACCTGACCTGGAAGGACGGCCGGCTGGTCGTCCACGGGTACGCGTACATCCCCAATGTCCCCTCCGCGACCGGCAAGCGCTCGCTGCGGGTCGCCGTCCTGCGGCGCCAGGGCAGCCGGAGCACCCTTCCGCTTCGCGTGCGCACCGTCCAGGAGCCCAGGGCGACCGCCGAGGCCAAGGGCGCCCTGCACAACTACGACTGGTCCGGCTTCGAGATCGGTATCGACCCGGCCCGCCTGCGCACCCGCGGCCAGTGGCAGCCGGGCACCTGGCGTCTGGGCGTCGGCATCCCGCGCCCCGGCGGCATGTCCGTCGGCAGCGTGACCAAGAACAACGCGGGCGCCGCGGGCCACAGCCAGGTCCACGTGCTCGACGACGGCGTACGGCTCGTCGCGGGCTTCGACCGCAACCGGCTGAAGCTCACCGTGGACATCGTCCCCGCCGAGGTCGAGGCCCAGGAAGCGGACGCCGACACCCTCTCCGTGACGCTCCGCTCCCGCGCCACGGGCAAGAAGCCCACCGCGCTGCGCATCGACCACGAGGCCAGCGGGTACGCCACCGACCTCCCGCTGGTCAAGGGCGACACCGGCGCCGACGGCTGGGTCCGCCACACCGCCCGCCTGTCCTTCGCGGACCTCCCCGTCGACGGGGTCACCCCCGGCCGGGCCAGGAAGTACCGCGCGCTCATCGTGTTCGAGGACGGCACCACCCGCCGCGCCACCATCGGACAGAAGCCGGCCACCGGTGTGCACCCGCTGCCCGGCGGGCTGGAGTTCGCCGTCCTCACCGACGGAGCGGGCAACTTCACCCCGCAGCTGCGGTCCGTCCAGCCGGTCGTCGACAGCGTCGAGTGGTCGGCCGGCGGCGAGCTGGTGCTCTCCGGCACGTACACCGGCCCCGCCGAAACGATGAAGCTGATCCTGCGCCACACCGGGCGCAACGAGGACCGGCCGCTCCCCGCGGAGTTCGAGGACGGCCGGTTCACCGCCCGCGTCACACCGGACAGCATGCCCGCGTACGAGGGCACCCTGCCCCTGCGGGCCGGGCGCTGGCTGCCCTTCCTGCGCGCCCGCGCCGAATGGGACCACACCCGCGACATCCCCGTCACGATCCGCCCCGACCTCGTCGACACCCTGCCGCTGACCCACCGCGGCGCCCACCGGACGTACACCGTGGAGCGGCTCGACTTCGACCGGATCTTCGTGGAGTCCGGGCCGGTCCTCGACCCCGAACTGCGCGGCGCCTACCGCCAGCGGCTGATGCGCGACGTGTACACCCCCGAGCAGCGCGCGCTGCCGCTGCGCGAAGCCGTGCTCTACAACAGCTTCGGCGGCAAGCAGTTCTCCGACTCGCCCCGCGCGGTCTACGAGGAACTGGTACGCCGCGGGACCGAGGTCGAGCACATCGCGATGGTCCACGACCAGCAGGTCGTCCTCCCGCCCGGCGTGCGCGGTGTGGAGTGGGGCAGCAAGGAGTGGTACGAGGCGCTGGCCCGCAGCCGTTACGTCGTCACCAACGGCGGCATCCGCGAGTGGTTCGTCCGCCGCGAGGGGCAGGTCGTCGTCCAGACCTGGCACGGCACCCCGCTCAAGCGCATCGGCGCAGACCTCCTCGGCACCCCGAAGGCGAACCTGGCCTACATCGCGAGCCTGCCCCAGCGCTCCCGCCAGTACAGCCTGTTCATCACGCCCAACTCCTTCACCACCCCGATCATGACCAACTCCTTCCGGCTGGAGTGCGAGGTGCTGGAGGCGGGCTACCCGCGCAACGACGTCTTCCACGCCCCGGACCGGGTGAAGCGGGCATCGGCGGTGCGGGAGAAGCTCGGCATCCCCGCGGGCAAGAAGGTCGTCCTGTACGCGCCGACCTGGCGTGACGACCAGCGCTACGGCGGCCGCCGCTTCAAGCTGGACAACCAGATCGACGTCGACGCGGCCCAGCGGGAGCTCGGCGATGACCATGTGCTGCTGTACCGCAAGCACCACAAGGTCCTCGACAGCATCCCCGGCGCCGGGCAGGGCTTCGTCTGGGACGTCACGTACTACCCGGACATCGCCGACCTCTACCTGATCGCCGACGTGCTGATCACGGACTACTCCTCGGTGCTGTTCGACTTCGCGCACTCCGGGCGGCCGATGCTGTTCTTCACGTACGACCTGGAGCACTACCGCGACACCCTGCGCGGCTTCTACTTCGACTTCACCTCGCGCGCCCCGGGCCCGCTGATCAAGACGTCGGAGGACCTCGTCTCCGCGATCCGGAACATCGGCGCCGTGACGGAGGAGTACAAGGAGAAGTACGCACAGTTCCGGGTGGACTTCTGTGAACCGTCCGACGGCCGGGCCGCCGCCCGGGTCGTCGACCGCATGCTGACGGTCAACGACGGCTGA
- a CDS encoding glycosyltransferase family 2 protein has product MAEMPIKNSEPDVSVIIGAYEAMPYLVRCLESVEAQTLGAGRMEIVAVDDGSTDGTGEYLEEFAARTDIPMRVIRQANSGGPSGPRNVGLGLARGRYVFFLDADDYFGEEALERMVAMGDRAGTDVVLGKVVGVNRGAAKSMWKETVERADLYSSNIKFTLSAQKLFRRELLARLGMRFDEELKTGEDALFTMEAYLRGNGVSVVADYTCYYLVGRDDGKHVTKSGGYVLRFDSARALMGLIATHVPAGPHRDALMVRPFVITLLPQFGPRMLKQTASVHRKKMALAAPLMESYWTPGLARRLKVHERLRLVCVAKGRLDLLLDVVRFLRAKEAPELVRRTDPARLYLAYPHFGDGSGLPDEAYAVTVTEWVGGERVLPPEPRPYVSFARRAVRKARRTVLSLLRAPRAHRA; this is encoded by the coding sequence ATGGCCGAAATGCCGATCAAGAACAGCGAGCCCGATGTCAGCGTGATCATCGGCGCCTACGAAGCGATGCCCTATCTGGTCCGCTGTCTGGAGTCCGTCGAAGCGCAGACGCTCGGCGCCGGGCGCATGGAGATCGTCGCGGTCGACGACGGCTCCACGGACGGTACGGGGGAGTACCTGGAGGAGTTCGCCGCCCGGACCGACATCCCCATGAGAGTGATCCGGCAGGCCAATTCCGGCGGGCCCAGCGGGCCCCGCAACGTGGGCCTGGGGCTCGCCCGCGGCCGGTACGTCTTCTTCCTCGACGCCGACGACTACTTCGGCGAGGAAGCCCTGGAACGCATGGTCGCGATGGGTGACCGGGCCGGTACGGATGTGGTGCTCGGCAAGGTCGTCGGCGTCAACCGCGGCGCGGCCAAGTCGATGTGGAAGGAGACGGTCGAGCGGGCCGACCTGTATTCCTCCAACATCAAATTCACCCTGAGTGCCCAGAAGCTGTTCCGGCGCGAGCTTCTCGCACGGCTCGGGATGAGATTCGACGAGGAATTGAAGACCGGTGAGGACGCCCTCTTCACCATGGAGGCGTACCTGCGGGGCAACGGCGTCTCCGTCGTCGCCGACTACACCTGCTACTACCTGGTGGGCCGTGACGACGGCAAGCACGTGACCAAGAGCGGCGGCTACGTTCTGCGGTTCGACTCGGCCAGGGCGCTGATGGGGCTCATCGCCACCCATGTGCCCGCCGGGCCGCACCGCGACGCCCTGATGGTCCGGCCGTTCGTCATCACGCTGCTGCCGCAGTTCGGTCCCAGGATGCTCAAGCAGACGGCCTCGGTGCACCGGAAGAAGATGGCGCTCGCGGCCCCGCTGATGGAGTCCTACTGGACACCGGGGCTCGCGCGCCGCCTCAAGGTCCACGAGCGGCTGCGGCTGGTCTGCGTGGCGAAGGGCCGGCTCGACCTGCTGCTCGACGTCGTGCGCTTCCTGCGGGCCAAGGAGGCCCCGGAACTCGTCCGCAGGACGGACCCGGCCCGGCTGTACCTGGCGTATCCGCACTTCGGGGACGGCTCGGGACTGCCCGACGAGGCGTACGCGGTGACCGTGACCGAGTGGGTCGGCGGTGAGCGCGTCCTGCCGCCGGAGCCGCGGCCCTATGTGTCCTTCGCCAGGCGCGCGGTCCGCAAGGCCCGCCGTACGGTCCTGTCGCTCCTGCGCGCACCGCGGGCGCACCGGGCCTGA